The Cloacibacillus sp. genome contains a region encoding:
- a CDS encoding MFS transporter has translation MRYFFLVTLLLGYLMSNLMRVSGVVLLPPLAESLGLTAAAVGFLSSLFFYTYGASYGVWGVLVDNRGPFICCGLSLLIGAIGSFIMAFSGSSAAIGVGRALSGLGMASLFTGLLMYCAFAFSKEDYPVLVGLCLVVGHSGTVAAVAPLGYCLDIVGPRGVFLALGIVSLLLGVILILFKKQDPRRASMKFDAVSSIAVTDVISELWRTASASWDMFPLRVVMLTWASSAAATAALQGLWAVSWIQSATKVDLNTARLCATWISMGLVVGPAAGALFFKRCGCLGEKKAFLWCCIFNQLSWFFWMGASRFNDAILVFSFSGFAVGFFNGCGYVFMGNAVRNLAPMDKNAGVIGVINMLLYIGVIIFQWGTGVVLDFFPAFSACCYREEGFLIGFGVIMLIQGWTFHLITKAESFRRGAA, from the coding sequence ATGAGATATTTTTTTCTCGTAACGCTCTTGCTTGGATATCTCATGAGCAACCTTATGCGTGTATCGGGGGTTGTACTCCTGCCGCCGCTGGCGGAATCACTGGGGTTGACAGCGGCAGCGGTAGGCTTTCTATCAAGTCTATTTTTCTATACTTACGGTGCCAGTTATGGAGTGTGGGGCGTTCTCGTAGATAACAGAGGGCCGTTTATCTGCTGCGGCTTGTCGCTTTTAATCGGTGCGATCGGTTCATTCATCATGGCGTTTTCAGGCTCATCCGCCGCTATAGGCGTAGGACGGGCACTTTCAGGGTTGGGAATGGCCAGCTTGTTTACCGGACTCCTTATGTACTGTGCCTTTGCTTTTTCAAAGGAAGACTATCCAGTGCTTGTGGGATTGTGTCTTGTCGTAGGGCATTCAGGCACAGTTGCCGCTGTGGCGCCACTTGGGTATTGTTTGGATATTGTTGGTCCTAGAGGCGTTTTTTTAGCTCTTGGCATAGTGTCACTGTTGCTTGGCGTAATTCTCATTTTATTCAAAAAACAGGACCCAAGGCGGGCCTCTATGAAGTTTGATGCTGTGTCAAGTATTGCCGTAACCGATGTGATATCTGAACTTTGGCGGACGGCCAGCGCCTCTTGGGATATGTTTCCTCTGCGCGTTGTTATGCTTACGTGGGCATCTTCGGCGGCGGCGACGGCTGCGCTTCAAGGGTTATGGGCCGTTAGTTGGATACAGAGCGCGACAAAGGTTGATTTAAATACGGCGCGACTTTGCGCGACCTGGATAAGCATGGGGCTTGTCGTTGGCCCGGCTGCAGGCGCCCTGTTTTTTAAACGCTGTGGTTGTCTTGGTGAAAAAAAGGCTTTTTTATGGTGCTGCATATTCAATCAGCTGAGCTGGTTTTTCTGGATGGGAGCTTCCCGCTTTAACGACGCAATTCTTGTTTTCAGCTTTTCCGGATTTGCCGTCGGATTTTTCAACGGATGCGGCTATGTCTTCATGGGAAACGCGGTACGCAATCTTGCTCCGATGGATAAAAATGCAGGCGTTATCGGTGTTATCAATATGCTTTTATACATCGGAGTAATTATATTCCAATGGGGGACAGGCGTAGTGCTTGACTTTTTTCCGGCTTTTTCCGCCTGTTGTTACCGTGAAGAGGGATTCCTTATCGGGTTTGGGGTGATAATGTTGATCCAAGGGTGGACTTTCCACTTGATAACTAAGGCAGAATCATTTCGCCGTGGGGCTGCGTAG